From the Camelina sativa cultivar DH55 unplaced genomic scaffold, Cs unpScaffold04735, whole genome shotgun sequence genome, one window contains:
- the LOC104774702 gene encoding MATH domain and coiled-coil domain-containing protein At3g58200-like: protein MGEQVDKKFTWVIKNVYSLQSENIYSDIFVIGGCRWRLVAAYSKGIIFNDALSLYLTVADVESLPSGWSRHAEFSFTVVNQSSEEHSQLQDVFRDFTETEGWFDDKTPVCGFASSFPLGKLDAKYGGFILNYQVKVVAE, encoded by the exons ATGGGGGAACAAGTTGACAAGAAGTTCACATGGGTGATTAAGAATGTTTACTCTTTGCAGTCGGAGAATATATATTCTGATATATTCGTGATCGGTGGATGTAGATG GCGCCTTGTGGCAGCATATTCCAAGGGAATTATATTTAATGACGCTCTGTCTCTGTATCTGACGGTTGCTGATGTTGAGTCTTTGCCTTCTGGATGGAGTAGACACGCAGAGTTTTCTTTTACTGTAGTGAATCAAAGTTCTGAAGAACACTCCCAACTGCAAGATGTCTTTCGTGATTTTACAGAAACAGAAGGGTGGTTTGATGACAAGACTCCTGTCTGTGGTTTTGCATCCAGCTTTCCCCTTGGAAAACTTGATGCTAAATATGGTGGGTTTATACTGAATTATCAAGTCAAGGTTGTTGCAGAG